Proteins encoded in a region of the Pigmentiphaga litoralis genome:
- the hrpA gene encoding ATP-dependent RNA helicase HrpA, which produces MAEHSGKQDPSRRNPDTVGATTITSAGAGAATPARAPAGGDATTPGGDRAGRGARTGRPEGQPRPPRDPNASREPRPPRDPNAPREPRPPRDPNASRDPRPPRDPKAPREPRRDRVDRADRNAPRPPRTRNPVPAITYPEELPVSARRDDIAKALAAHQVIIVSGETGSGKTTQLPKICLELGRGSTGMIGHTQPRRLAATSVARRIAQELNTPLGQVVGYQVRFNDRTEAGASIKLMTDGILLAESQRDPWLRAYDTIIIDEAHERSLNIDFLLGYLKQLLPRRPDLKLIITSATIDADRFATHFASPGHDRAPVIEVSGRLYPVEVRYRGIDTPRGQDPNASGNPDTAPRKEKREKENLSRDEEKDMIDAIVDAVDECARHGAGDILVFLPGEREIREAAEALRKHHPPGTEVLQLFARLSQADQEKVFHPKGSGRRVVLATNVAETSLTVPGIRYVVDTGLVRMKRYSWRNKVEQLHIEPVSQASANQRAGRCGRLGPGVCIRLYEEDDFALRAPFTDPEILRASLASVILRMKALKLDDIEDFPFVEAPPGRAIADGYHLLQELGAIDDSNTLTPVGRELARLPVDPRIGRMILAARENACLSEMLIIASALSVQDPRDRPQEAQEAADQAHAKFADERSEFMAFLKLWQWYNDAVAHKQSQRKLVDTLRQSFLSPVRMREWHDIHAQLASVVGEQGWRLNEAPATLEQVHQALLAGLLGNLGYKAEEDAQYLGARGIRFYIHPGSRLARKAGRWVVAGELVETSRLFARTIAKIDPVWIERAGKHLLNKNWSDPRWEKKEGQVVANERATLYGLIIYSGRRVNYGRINPSHARELFIRQALVTGDIDTKLPFIAHNKKLFAEIEKLEHKSRRPDILVDDELIYAFYDRQIPADVHQLATLEKWYRDQTATPERDKSRLLFLSRDELMRHEAAGVTTDVFPKMLSLHGIDMALDYHFEPGSPRDGVTLSVPLFALNQLDATRCEWLVPGMLKEKVHLLLKSLPQKLRRHCVPLPEYAAGFFDRWFEVAVKPDRGLIETLIADVREQKTLQLAPPDFKLETLPAHLFMNFRVLDENGRMLSMSRNLAQLKGELGREAQATFQQVASRDKQVAQALAHEGLTDWTFGPLPELLEIKRGGLSVIGYPALVDKGTSCDLDVFDDPAEALRHHRAGLLRLFRLQLKEQVKFLEKNLNGLTQMSMLYLPLGTQEELRDQIIDTALAQACLGDPWPTDAASFTARRNEGKGRLGLLAQEIARLVSTILTEWAAVMRKLPQARGHAASHADIEQQMRALMPKWFVRETPYTQLVHYPRYMRAAQARVDKLRADPARDAKLLGELGQLLTPYQRAKAARKGVDDARLDEFRWMIEELRVALFAQELRTPMPVSVKRLQKAWEAIQR; this is translated from the coding sequence ATGGCAGAACACTCAGGCAAGCAGGACCCTTCCCGACGCAATCCGGACACGGTAGGCGCGACGACGATCACAAGCGCAGGCGCGGGCGCTGCCACCCCGGCGCGTGCGCCTGCTGGCGGTGACGCCACGACACCCGGGGGCGATCGCGCCGGCCGCGGCGCGCGCACGGGCCGCCCCGAGGGTCAGCCCCGCCCGCCGCGCGACCCGAACGCGTCGCGCGAACCGCGTCCGCCGCGAGATCCCAACGCGCCGCGCGAACCGCGTCCGCCGCGCGATCCCAACGCGTCGCGCGATCCCCGCCCGCCACGCGACCCGAAAGCTCCGCGTGAGCCTCGCCGCGACCGCGTCGACCGCGCCGACCGCAACGCGCCCCGCCCGCCGCGCACCCGCAATCCCGTCCCCGCGATCACCTACCCCGAGGAACTGCCCGTCAGCGCCCGCCGCGACGACATCGCGAAGGCCCTGGCGGCGCATCAGGTCATCATCGTGTCCGGCGAAACCGGGTCCGGCAAGACTACCCAGCTGCCCAAGATCTGCCTGGAACTGGGCCGCGGCAGCACCGGCATGATCGGCCACACCCAGCCGCGCCGGCTGGCCGCCACGTCCGTCGCCCGCCGCATCGCCCAGGAACTGAACACACCGCTCGGCCAGGTGGTTGGCTACCAGGTGCGCTTCAACGATCGCACCGAAGCGGGCGCATCGATCAAGCTGATGACGGACGGCATTCTGCTGGCCGAGTCGCAGCGCGACCCCTGGCTGCGGGCCTACGACACGATCATTATCGATGAGGCGCATGAACGCAGCCTGAACATCGACTTTCTGCTCGGCTACCTGAAGCAACTGCTGCCGCGCCGCCCGGACCTGAAGCTGATCATCACGTCGGCGACGATCGACGCCGACCGTTTTGCGACCCACTTTGCGTCGCCAGGGCATGACCGCGCGCCGGTCATTGAAGTGTCGGGCCGCCTGTACCCGGTCGAAGTCCGCTATCGCGGCATCGACACGCCGCGCGGCCAGGATCCTAACGCCAGCGGCAACCCCGACACCGCCCCCCGCAAGGAAAAGCGCGAAAAGGAAAACCTGTCGCGCGACGAAGAAAAGGACATGATCGACGCGATCGTCGACGCGGTGGACGAGTGCGCGCGCCACGGCGCCGGCGACATCCTGGTCTTCCTGCCGGGCGAACGCGAAATCCGCGAGGCGGCCGAGGCGCTGCGCAAACACCATCCGCCCGGCACCGAAGTGCTGCAACTGTTTGCGCGCCTGTCGCAGGCCGACCAGGAAAAAGTCTTTCACCCCAAGGGCAGCGGCCGGCGGGTCGTGCTCGCCACCAACGTGGCCGAAACATCGTTGACCGTGCCAGGCATCCGCTACGTGGTCGACACCGGCCTGGTGCGCATGAAGCGCTATTCGTGGCGCAACAAGGTCGAACAGCTGCATATCGAGCCGGTCAGCCAGGCTTCCGCCAACCAGCGGGCCGGCCGATGCGGCCGTCTCGGGCCGGGCGTCTGTATCCGTCTGTACGAAGAAGACGACTTTGCGTTGCGGGCGCCGTTCACGGACCCCGAAATCCTGCGCGCGTCGCTGGCCAGCGTCATTCTGCGGATGAAGGCGCTCAAGCTCGACGATATTGAAGACTTCCCCTTTGTCGAAGCGCCGCCGGGCCGGGCGATTGCCGATGGCTACCACCTGCTGCAGGAACTGGGCGCCATCGATGACAGCAATACGCTGACGCCGGTAGGACGTGAACTCGCGCGCCTGCCCGTGGACCCGCGCATCGGCCGCATGATCCTGGCCGCCCGCGAAAACGCGTGCCTGTCCGAAATGCTGATCATTGCGTCGGCCCTGTCGGTACAGGACCCGCGCGATCGCCCGCAAGAAGCACAGGAAGCGGCCGACCAGGCGCATGCCAAGTTTGCCGACGAACGTTCCGAGTTCATGGCTTTCCTGAAGTTATGGCAGTGGTACAACGACGCGGTCGCGCACAAGCAGTCGCAGCGCAAGCTGGTCGACACGCTGCGCCAGAGCTTTTTGTCGCCGGTGCGCATGCGCGAATGGCACGACATCCACGCGCAACTGGCGTCGGTGGTGGGCGAGCAGGGCTGGCGCCTGAACGAGGCCCCGGCCACCCTGGAACAAGTCCACCAGGCCCTGCTCGCGGGCCTGCTGGGCAACCTGGGCTACAAGGCTGAAGAAGACGCGCAGTACCTGGGCGCGCGCGGCATCCGCTTCTACATTCATCCGGGTTCGCGGCTGGCGCGCAAGGCGGGCCGCTGGGTGGTTGCGGGTGAACTGGTCGAGACGTCCCGCCTGTTCGCGCGCACGATCGCCAAGATCGACCCGGTCTGGATCGAACGGGCCGGCAAGCATCTGCTGAACAAGAACTGGTCCGATCCGCGGTGGGAAAAGAAGGAAGGGCAGGTGGTCGCGAACGAACGCGCGACCCTGTATGGCCTGATCATCTATTCCGGCCGCCGCGTGAACTACGGGCGGATCAACCCGTCGCATGCGCGCGAGTTGTTCATTCGCCAGGCGCTGGTGACGGGCGACATCGACACCAAGCTGCCCTTCATTGCGCACAACAAGAAGCTGTTCGCCGAGATCGAAAAGCTGGAACACAAGTCGCGCCGGCCCGACATTCTGGTCGACGATGAACTGATCTACGCCTTCTACGACCGGCAAATTCCGGCCGACGTGCATCAGCTGGCCACGCTGGAAAAGTGGTATCGGGACCAGACCGCCACGCCCGAGCGTGACAAATCCCGGCTGCTGTTCCTGTCGCGTGACGAGCTGATGCGGCATGAAGCCGCCGGCGTGACGACCGACGTGTTTCCCAAGATGCTGTCCTTGCATGGCATCGACATGGCGCTCGACTACCACTTCGAGCCCGGGTCCCCGCGCGATGGCGTGACGCTGTCGGTGCCGCTGTTCGCGCTCAATCAACTGGACGCGACCCGTTGTGAATGGCTGGTGCCGGGCATGCTGAAGGAAAAGGTGCATCTGCTGCTGAAGTCCTTGCCGCAGAAATTGCGCCGGCATTGCGTGCCCTTGCCCGAGTATGCCGCGGGCTTTTTCGACCGTTGGTTCGAAGTCGCCGTGAAGCCCGACCGTGGCCTGATCGAGACGCTGATTGCCGACGTGCGCGAACAGAAAACCCTTCAGCTCGCGCCGCCCGACTTCAAGCTGGAAACGTTGCCGGCCCACCTGTTCATGAACTTCCGCGTGCTGGATGAAAATGGCCGCATGCTGTCCATGAGCCGGAACCTGGCGCAGCTGAAAGGTGAACTGGGGCGCGAGGCGCAGGCCACCTTCCAGCAGGTGGCGTCGCGCGACAAGCAGGTGGCGCAGGCCCTGGCCCACGAAGGCCTGACGGACTGGACCTTTGGCCCGTTGCCGGAACTGCTGGAGATCAAGCGCGGCGGCCTGTCGGTGATCGGCTATCCGGCACTGGTGGACAAGGGCACATCGTGCGACCTGGACGTGTTCGACGATCCGGCCGAAGCGCTGCGTCATCACCGCGCGGGCTTGCTGCGCCTGTTCCGCCTGCAACTGAAAGAGCAGGTCAAGTTCCTGGAAAAGAACCTGAACGGGCTCACGCAAATGAGCATGCTGTATCTGCCGCTGGGAACGCAGGAAGAACTGCGCGACCAGATCATCGACACCGCCCTGGCGCAGGCCTGCCTGGGCGATCCGTGGCCGACCGATGCCGCCTCGTTCACGGCCCGCCGCAACGAAGGCAAGGGCCGATTGGGCCTGCTCGCGCAGGAAATCGCGCGGCTGGTGTCGACCATCCTGACCGAGTGGGCCGCCGTCATGCGCAAGCTGCCGCAGGCACGGGGCCACGCGGCATCGCATGCCGATATCGAACAGCAGATGCGGGCGCTGATGCCCAAATGGTTCGTACGCGAAACGCCGTATACGCAGCTGGTGCACTACCCGCGCTACATGAGGGCCGCCCAGGCCCGCGTCGACAAACTGCGCGCCGATCCGGCCCGCGATGCCAAGCTGCTGGGTGAACTCGGCCAGTTGCTCACGCCCTACCAGCGCGCCAAAGCCGCCCGCAAAGGCGTCGACGACGCCCGCCTGGACGAATTCCGCTGGATGATCGAAGAACTGCGCGTCGCCCTGTTCGCGCAAGAACTGCGCACCCCCATGCCCGTATCCGTCAAACGCCTGCAAAAAGCATGGGAAGCCATCCAACGTTAA
- a CDS encoding thioredoxin family protein, which produces MTASAPVYLPDTDTDLIAEKLSSEASLLVACLCAEWCGTCREYLPRFTDLAASLPQHVFVWVDVETHPELLDDDDIEDFPTLLIQDATRTRFYGPMLPHIGHLERMIEAIMADPTGVDVAPAAPRLRMKLSPE; this is translated from the coding sequence ATGACCGCTTCCGCGCCTGTTTACCTGCCCGATACCGATACCGACCTGATTGCTGAAAAGCTGTCTAGCGAAGCGTCTTTGCTCGTTGCGTGCCTGTGCGCCGAGTGGTGCGGAACCTGCCGGGAATACCTGCCCCGTTTTACCGACCTGGCGGCATCGCTGCCGCAGCATGTGTTCGTCTGGGTGGATGTCGAGACACATCCTGAATTGCTCGATGACGATGACATCGAAGATTTCCCGACGCTGTTGATCCAGGACGCCACGCGGACCCGGTTCTATGGGCCGATGCTGCCGCACATCGGGCACCTGGAACGGATGATCGAGGCGATCATGGCGGATCCCACCGGTGTTGACGTAGCTCCGGCTGCGCCGAGGCTACGCATGAAGTTGAGCCCCGAGTAA
- a CDS encoding EI24 domain-containing protein encodes MSTHPEALPVVVRSAGFEGVGLAIGRALRSQCRGPMLLALLLPLFVAVISAIALLWFFGATLSDWLQSAASSYNVTLGAVDGMLIPIVVGIILLPIAGILGLVAAAIFVMPLVLRHLNERDYPGLQRLGGHVFFPSLWNATWVMVVFAVGWVLSLPLWMVPPLAIVAHVGWWAFAFTKIMRLDALADHATPQERKILQARHNRGFWALGTICALINFLVPPAWFLLPVLSALMFSHFGLEALRRLRSETQP; translated from the coding sequence ATGAGTACTCACCCTGAAGCTTTGCCCGTGGTCGTTCGGTCCGCCGGTTTCGAAGGCGTCGGCCTGGCGATCGGCCGCGCGCTCAGGTCGCAGTGCCGCGGGCCCATGCTGCTGGCCCTGCTGTTGCCGCTCTTCGTGGCGGTGATCAGCGCCATCGCGCTCCTCTGGTTCTTTGGCGCCACCCTGAGCGACTGGCTGCAAAGCGCGGCGTCAAGCTACAACGTCACGCTTGGCGCGGTGGACGGAATGCTGATCCCCATCGTGGTCGGCATCATCCTGCTGCCCATCGCGGGCATCCTTGGTCTGGTCGCCGCGGCGATCTTCGTCATGCCTCTTGTGCTGCGGCACCTGAACGAACGCGACTACCCCGGCCTGCAGCGCCTGGGTGGCCACGTGTTCTTCCCCAGCCTGTGGAACGCCACCTGGGTCATGGTCGTCTTCGCGGTGGGATGGGTATTGTCGCTGCCGCTGTGGATGGTCCCGCCGCTGGCCATCGTGGCCCACGTGGGCTGGTGGGCATTTGCCTTCACCAAGATCATGCGGCTGGACGCGTTGGCCGATCACGCGACGCCACAAGAGCGTAAGATTCTGCAGGCACGGCACAACCGGGGCTTCTGGGCGCTAGGCACCATTTGCGCCCTGATCAATTTCCTTGTGCCGCCTGCATGGTTCCTGCTGCCGGTCCTATCGGCGCTCATGTTTTCGCACTTTGGCCTCGAGGCGCTGCGTCGTCTGCGCAGCGAAACACAACCATGA
- a CDS encoding competence/damage-inducible protein A, with protein sequence MTQTSSPAQRQIGLFIIGDEILSGRRQDRHFAKVVELLSARGLQLSWAQFIGDDREKLVDAYRRSLASDDIVFSCGGIGATPDDHTRQAVAAALGVETVLHPEAADLIGQRMAESAAQGKGSADMTTPENRQRLRMGEFPQGAEIVPNPYNKIPGFFIHDHTFVPGFPVMAWPMIEWTLDHRYADLHHKAPHVEHSFLVYELAESTITPVMEALETRWPAIKAFSLPSMGGAGRNHIELGVKGEPEQAAVALEFLKDEARRLGGTFGAA encoded by the coding sequence ATGACACAAACATCATCGCCCGCTCAACGTCAGATCGGGCTCTTCATCATCGGTGACGAAATCCTGTCGGGTCGTCGCCAGGACCGGCACTTTGCCAAGGTCGTCGAACTTCTCAGTGCCCGCGGGCTGCAGCTGTCATGGGCGCAGTTCATTGGCGATGACCGCGAAAAGCTGGTGGACGCCTATCGCCGCAGCCTGGCCAGCGACGACATCGTCTTCTCGTGCGGCGGCATTGGCGCCACCCCCGACGACCACACGCGCCAGGCCGTCGCGGCCGCGTTGGGCGTCGAAACGGTGCTGCACCCCGAAGCCGCCGACCTGATCGGCCAGCGCATGGCCGAATCCGCCGCGCAAGGCAAGGGCAGCGCCGACATGACCACGCCGGAAAACCGCCAGCGTCTGCGCATGGGCGAGTTCCCCCAGGGCGCCGAGATCGTGCCGAACCCGTACAACAAGATCCCCGGCTTTTTCATTCACGACCACACCTTCGTGCCGGGCTTTCCGGTCATGGCCTGGCCGATGATCGAATGGACGCTGGACCACCGCTACGCCGACCTGCACCACAAGGCTCCGCATGTGGAACATTCCTTCCTGGTGTATGAGCTGGCCGAGTCCACCATCACGCCCGTGATGGAAGCGCTGGAAACGCGCTGGCCCGCCATCAAGGCCTTCAGCCTGCCGAGCATGGGTGGGGCAGGGCGCAACCACATCGAACTGGGTGTGAAGGGCGAGCCCGAACAGGCCGCCGTGGCGCTAGAGTTCCTGAAGGACGAAGCCAGGCGCCTGGGCGGAACGTTCGGGGCGGCTTGA
- a CDS encoding phasin family protein produces the protein MSATPERALASQKALFDAFLVANNTAFAGFEKLVDLHVKVAKATLDEMSIKAQEAFELKDGQEAMAFTASLAQPNAEKALAYSKHVYDIMAGVQSEFAKLSEAQVAAQQQQMIDVVDQMSKSAPAGSESAIAMIKSSLATATSAYDSVSKAAKQAAEVAESNMTAATNATFKAASDTAARTSRVRKAATAAA, from the coding sequence ATGTCCGCTACCCCAGAACGCGCCCTCGCCAGCCAGAAAGCCCTTTTCGATGCTTTCCTGGTCGCCAACAACACCGCCTTCGCCGGCTTCGAAAAGCTGGTCGACCTGCACGTGAAGGTTGCCAAGGCAACGCTCGACGAAATGTCGATCAAGGCACAGGAAGCGTTCGAACTGAAGGATGGCCAGGAAGCCATGGCCTTCACCGCCTCGCTGGCTCAGCCTAACGCCGAAAAGGCGCTGGCCTACAGCAAGCATGTCTATGACATCATGGCTGGCGTGCAAAGCGAATTTGCCAAGCTGAGCGAAGCCCAGGTGGCCGCCCAGCAACAACAGATGATCGACGTCGTCGACCAGATGTCCAAGTCGGCCCCGGCCGGTTCGGAAAGCGCCATCGCCATGATCAAGTCGTCGCTGGCTACCGCCACGTCGGCCTATGATTCGGTCAGCAAGGCTGCCAAGCAGGCCGCCGAAGTTGCCGAGTCGAACATGACCGCCGCGACCAACGCCACGTTCAAGGCTGCCAGCGATACGGCTGCCCGCACGTCGCGCGTCCGCAAGGCCGCTACCGCCGCAGCGTAA
- a CDS encoding DMT family transporter, whose protein sequence is MADTLLSRLVSPFFVLTWSTGFVVARFGLPYAEPATFLALRFIGVLIIMAPLALLARSAWPSRRQGMHMAIAGILLQAGYLGGVWAAIKLGMGAGLAALIVGMQPVLTAVLGQWLGDRPNLRQWAGLALGLVGVAMVVGNRLGNELTPVSLSWAILGLVSITAGTIYQRRFCPAIDLRVGSALQFGAALVVTLPFAFLFETRDVMWTPQFIGALAWSVLALSIGSVSLLFLLIRRGAATRVASLMYLTPGVTAVMAWLLFREPLTLVMILGLVVSAVGVAWAQGKR, encoded by the coding sequence GTGGCCGATACGCTGCTGTCCCGCCTGGTTTCTCCATTCTTCGTCCTGACCTGGAGCACCGGCTTTGTCGTCGCGCGTTTCGGCCTGCCTTACGCCGAGCCCGCCACCTTCCTGGCGCTGCGCTTCATTGGCGTGCTGATCATCATGGCGCCCCTGGCCCTGCTGGCGCGCAGCGCGTGGCCGTCGCGGCGGCAAGGCATGCACATGGCGATTGCCGGCATCCTGCTGCAGGCGGGCTATCTGGGCGGCGTCTGGGCGGCCATCAAGCTGGGCATGGGCGCGGGGCTGGCCGCGCTGATCGTCGGGATGCAGCCGGTGCTGACCGCCGTGTTGGGGCAGTGGCTGGGCGACCGTCCCAACCTGCGTCAGTGGGCCGGCCTGGCGCTCGGCCTGGTGGGCGTCGCCATGGTGGTCGGCAATCGCCTGGGTAACGAACTGACGCCGGTCAGTCTATCGTGGGCGATCCTGGGGTTGGTGTCCATCACCGCCGGCACGATCTACCAGCGCCGTTTTTGCCCCGCGATCGACCTGCGGGTGGGCAGCGCGCTGCAGTTCGGCGCCGCGCTGGTCGTGACCTTGCCCTTTGCCTTCCTGTTCGAAACCCGCGACGTGATGTGGACGCCGCAGTTCATCGGCGCGCTGGCGTGGTCGGTACTGGCGCTATCGATCGGCAGCGTGTCGCTGCTCTTTTTGCTGATTCGTCGCGGCGCCGCCACACGTGTCGCCAGCCTGATGTATCTGACGCCCGGGGTGACCGCCGTGATGGCGTGGCTCCTCTTCCGAGAGCCGTTGACGCTGGTGATGATCCTGGGTCTGGTCGTGTCCGCTGTCGGGGTGGCCTGGGCTCAGGGGAAACGATAG
- a CDS encoding tripartite tricarboxylate transporter substrate binding protein BugD: MTLRRKMMSVAVASVMAAGVAALAPGLAMAQNYPSKPVTMIVPFAAGGPTDVVARSLAESMRKTLGQTIVVENVAGAGGTIGTARVAKAQNDGYTLLLMHIGFSTAPALYRKLSYDAANDFAPVGLTVDVPMTMIARDNFPANNFAEFLAYVKANNAKLSMANAGIGSASHLCGLIFTSTIGTELQTIPYKGTAPAMNDILGKQVDFMCDQTTNTTGQIKANKVKAYAVTSKARVPSLPDLPTMDESGLKGFEVGIWHGLWAPKGTPQPVVDKVQAALKAGLADPAFKNRMTELGAIVLADQASPAALDKHVKSETAKWGAIIKKAGVYAD, encoded by the coding sequence ATGACATTGCGTAGAAAGATGATGTCCGTGGCGGTTGCCTCGGTCATGGCAGCGGGTGTGGCGGCGTTGGCGCCAGGGCTGGCAATGGCCCAGAACTATCCATCCAAGCCGGTCACGATGATCGTGCCATTCGCCGCAGGCGGTCCGACCGACGTCGTGGCGCGCTCGCTGGCCGAATCCATGCGCAAGACGCTGGGCCAGACCATCGTGGTGGAAAACGTCGCCGGCGCCGGCGGCACGATCGGCACGGCGCGTGTCGCCAAGGCCCAGAACGACGGCTATACCTTGCTGTTGATGCACATCGGCTTTTCGACGGCGCCCGCGCTGTATCGCAAGCTGAGCTATGACGCCGCGAACGATTTCGCGCCGGTGGGCCTGACGGTCGACGTGCCGATGACGATGATCGCGCGCGACAACTTCCCGGCCAACAACTTTGCCGAATTCCTGGCTTACGTGAAGGCCAACAACGCCAAGCTGTCGATGGCCAACGCCGGTATCGGTTCGGCCTCGCACCTGTGCGGCCTGATCTTCACCAGCACGATCGGCACCGAACTGCAGACCATCCCGTACAAGGGCACGGCGCCTGCCATGAACGACATCCTGGGCAAACAGGTGGACTTCATGTGCGACCAGACGACCAACACGACTGGCCAGATCAAGGCCAACAAGGTCAAGGCCTATGCCGTGACCAGCAAGGCCCGCGTGCCAAGCCTGCCTGACCTGCCGACCATGGACGAATCCGGCCTGAAGGGCTTTGAAGTGGGTATCTGGCACGGTCTGTGGGCGCCCAAGGGCACGCCGCAGCCGGTGGTCGACAAGGTCCAGGCCGCGCTCAAGGCAGGCCTGGCCGATCCGGCCTTCAAGAACCGCATGACCGAACTGGGCGCGATCGTCCTGGCCGACCAGGCCAGCCCGGCTGCGCTCGACAAGCATGTCAAGAGCGAGACCGCCAAGTGGGGCGCGATCATCAAGAAAGCCGGCGTCTACGCCGACTGA